In the genome of Magnolia sinica isolate HGM2019 chromosome 2, MsV1, whole genome shotgun sequence, one region contains:
- the LOC131226448 gene encoding uncharacterized protein LOC131226448 produces the protein MEKTLSIKTNLFLSSLLFFSSSFLLFPSTHAITPPGTIERTTKQQVLATIPPNTEAPQTPGSSQPFITSPSGKYQGYLLRRETSPGAGGFGNDFCYIQIQSSGHSVWESECAAVSNENACTLVFSDAGLEIFDGSRSSWDTDADADDALETLVLIDRGDMQITDRSGNLAWKASDNPIANQECGSVGSPGLASGLPPFASPIAGGGLNFGQPLGGNTQQPGLVGNQQQKQPTLGGYQQQQQQQLPFNQPLSGLNTPFGVNSQPLVDNTPFDSRASPSTSREMLLLFTALAFVLVTLMAQEFLF, from the coding sequence ATGGAGAAGACCCTCAGTATCAAAACcaacctctttctctcttctctcctcttcttctcttcttcgtTTCTCCTCTTTCCTTCAACACACGCCATCACTCCCCCTGGAACCATTGAAAGGACCACAAAACAGCAGGTCCTGGCAACCATCCCTCCAAACACAGAGGCCCCACAAACACCGGGCTCATCTCAGCCTTTCATCACCTCCCCATCCGGAAAATACCAAGGCTACCTCCTGCGTCGGGAGACCTCGCCTGGTGCTGGCGGTTTCGGAAATGATTTCTGCTACATCCAGATCCAATCGTCCGGCCACAGCGTGTGGGAATCGGAGTGTGCGGCCGTCAGCAATGAGAATGCATGCACGCTGGTGTTTTCCGACGCGGGGCTTGAGATCTTTGATGGGAGCAGGTCATCATGGGATACAGATGCAGACGCGGATGACGCATTGGAGACGTTGGTATTGATTGATAGAGGGGATATGCAGATAACGGATCGGAGTGGGAACCTTGCGTGGAAGGCCAGTGATAACCCGATCGCGAATCAGGAATGTGGGTCGGTCGGATCACCGGGTTTGGCTTCGGGTCTGCCTCCTTTTGCATCTCCTATTGCTGGGGGTGGGCTGAATTTTGGGCAGCCTTTGGGGGGTAACACGCAGCAACCTGGATTGGTTGGAAATCAGCAGCAAAAACAGCCTACATTGGGTGgatatcagcagcagcagcagcagcagctaccATTCAATCAGCCATTGTCTGGATTGAATACTCCGTTTGGAGTGAATAGCCAGCCTCTTGTAGACAACACTCCATTTGATAGTAGAGCTTCTCCTTCTACTTCAAGGGAAATGCTGCTGCTATTCACTGCTTTGGCTTTTGTTCTAGTTACCTTGATGGCTCAGGAGTTTCTATTCTGA